One window of the Xiphophorus hellerii strain 12219 chromosome 15, Xiphophorus_hellerii-4.1, whole genome shotgun sequence genome contains the following:
- the LOC116734697 gene encoding trace amine-associated receptor 1-like, with the protein MEEETGFYVGYDFHPCYEINNVSKIMRRTSSTICTLLYIFLGLLSAITVCGNLLVIISIIYFKQLHTPSNYLIVSLAVADLLVGTAVFPLSMSFSLSYCLYYRDLFCKIRDSVDVIMSTTSIFNLCCISVDRYYAVCQPLTYKSKINTGIVLVMILMSWGVSILVAIGFIVAEVNQEKCQENCFSDVVLEKVLAPVFSFYLPVTIMLCIYLKIFLVAQRQARSIQNAVKPGATVSNMERKATKTLAIVLGVFLMCWLPFFLCFSFQLLGGVSMMVYETLNWLALSNSMLNPFIYAFFYSWFRSAFRMIISGKIFQGNTNTKLF; encoded by the coding sequence ATGGAAGAAGAAACTGGTTTTTATGTTGGTTATGATTTCCACCCTTGTTATGAAATTAACAACGTCTCTAAGATAATGAGAAGGACTTCTTCTACAATATGTACTTTGCTCTACATTTTCCTTGGCTTACTGTCTGCTATTACAGTGTGTGGAAACCTTCTTGTAATAATCTCCATCATTTACTTTAAGCAGCTCCACACCCCGTCTAACTACCTGATCGTCTCTCTGGCTGTGGCCGATCTACTTGTTGGGACCGCAGTCTTTCCTCTGAGCATGTCTTTCTCTCTCAGCTACTGTCTGTATTACAGAGACTTATTCTGCAAAATACGAGACAGCGTCGATGTCATAATGAGCACGAcctctatttttaatttgtgctgTATTTCTGTGGACCGGTACTATGCAGTGTGTCAGCCTCTGACATACAAATCTAAGATAAACACTGGTATTGTTCTGGTTATGATCCTCATGAGCTGGGGAGTTTCCATACTTGTTGCGATCGGTTTTATTGTTGCAGAGGTAAATCAGGAAAAATGCCAAGAAAATTGTTTCTCTGATGTTGTGCTTGAAAAGGTTTTAGCCCCAGTTTTCTCGTTCTATCTCCCAGTGACCATAATGCTGTGTATATACCTGAAGATATTTCTTGTTGCACAAAGACAGGCTCGCAGCATCCAGAATGCAGTAAAGCCTGGTGCAACTGTGAGCAACATGGAAAGAAAGGCAACCAAAACTCTGGCCATTGTTCTAGGAGTTTTTCTGATGTGCTGGCTgcctttctttctctgtttttccttccagttgTTGGGTGGCGTATCAATGATGGTGTATGAAACCCTTAATTGGCTTGCGCTGTCCAACTCAATGCTCAATCCATTCATCTATGCGTTCTTTTACAGCTGGTTCAGGTCGGCATTCAGAATGATCATTTCTGGAAAAATCTTTCAAGGAAATACAAACACTAAGctattttga